In a genomic window of Mus pahari chromosome 8, PAHARI_EIJ_v1.1, whole genome shotgun sequence:
- the Kctd12 gene encoding BTB/POZ domain-containing protein KCTD12, with translation MALADSTRGLPNGGGGGGGSGSSSSSAEPPLFPDIVELNVGGQVYVTRRCTVVSVPDSLLWRMFTQQQPQELARDSKGRFFLDRDGFLFRYILDYLRDLQLVLPDYFPERSRLQREAEYFELPELVRRLGAPQQPGPGPPPPHSRRGVLKEGSLGDELLPLGYAEPEPQEGASAGAPSPTLELASRSPSGGAAGPLLTPSQSLDGSRRSGYITIGYRGSYTIGRDAQADAKFRRVARITVCGKTSLAKEVFGDTLNESRDPDRPPERYTSRYYLKFNFLEQAFDKLSESGFHMVACSSTGTCAFASSTDQSEDKIWTSYTEYVFCRE, from the coding sequence ATGGCTCTGGCGGACAGCACCCGAGGATTACCCAACGGGGGCGGAGGCGGAGGTGGCAGCGGCTCGTCGTCGTCCTCGGCGGAGCCGCCGCTCTTCCCGGACATCGTGGAGCTGAACGTGGGAGGGCAGGTGTATGTGACCCGGCGCTGCACCGTGGTGTCCGTGCCCGACTCGCTGCTCTGGCGTATGTTCACGCAACAGCAGCCGCAGGAGCTGGCCCGGGACAGCAAAGGCCGCTTCTTTCTGGATCGGGACGGCTTCCTCTTCCGTTACATCCTGGATTACCTGCGGGACTTGCAGCTCGTGCTGCCCGATTACTTCCCGGAGCGCAGCCGGCTGCAGCGCGAGGCCGAGTACTTCGAGCTGCCGGAGCTCGTGCGTCGCCTCGGGGCGCCCCAGCAACCCGGCCCGGGGCCACCGCCGCCGCACTCGCGTCGCGGGGTGCTCAAGGAGGGCTCTCTGGGCGACGAGCTGCTGCCGCTGGGCTACGCTGAGCCCGAGCCGCAGGAGGGCGCCTCGGCCGGGGCGCCGTCGCCCACGCTGGAGCTGGCTAGTCGCAGCCCGTCCGGGGGCGCGGCGGGGCCCCTGCTCACGCCGTCCCAGTCTTTGGACGGCAGCCGGCGCTCCGGGTACATCACCATCGGCTACCGTGGCTCCTACACCATCGGGCGCGACGCTCAGGCGGACGCCAAGTTCCGGCGGGTGGCGCGCATCACCGTGTGCGGCAAGACGTCGCTGGCCAAGGAGGTGTTTGGGGACACCCTGAATGAGAGCCGGGACCCCGACCGGCCTCCGGAGCGGTACACCTCGCGCTATTACCTCAAGTTCAACTTCCTAGAGCAGGCCTTCGACAAGCTGTCCGAATCGGGCTTCCACATGGTGGCGTGCAGCTCCACGGGTACCTGCGCCTTTGCTAGCAGTACCGACCAGAGCGAGGACAAGATCTGGACCAGCTACACCGAGTACGTCTTCTGCAGGGAGTGA